ACGCTGACGTTGAGTGCCACGACCGTACTGGACGTCACCCGGTTGGGCACGGATGAAGAAGACGAGCCAGGGCAGGCGACCGACCGGTCGTACTGGGTGCAACGCAGCTCGTCGGCGTCGGTATCGATCGCAGACGAGGTGCTGGCGCTGGTCAACACCATCACGCCCGGTATGCAGCTGAAGTACAACAAGCACTACATCGGTCTGGCCCGCGATGGCATCGCCGACAACTTCGTGCAAGTGCGACCGCGGCGCAGTCACGCGGTGTTGGAGATCCGGCTGCCACGCAGCGACGAGACCAGCGCCCTGTTGGATGCTTCCGGCCTCGACGTGTTGTCGTACGCGACGCGGTGGGGCCGGTACCGGATGAGCGTCAACTCGGCCCACATCGCCGCGCACCAGCGCCTGCTACTCGACCTGATCCGGCAAGCGGCCGGAACCCCAGCGCCGGACAACGACTGACGCCGTACACAAACGCTGCCTCCTTCGGCTGACCCTGGGCTGCCGCCGGCCGGGCCTACCGATTCAATCTCTGGGGATCGCGCCTGTCTCGATGGCGTCGAACTTGCGACGCAGCGCCCGTAGATCACTTTGAGTGACGTCGCTGGATGTGGCGACGGAGACTTGGCCGTAGATCCGCGGCCAGTGGTCGACGATCCGCTCCTGCAGGTCGCCCGTCGTCTCGATGACCATCAGCCGCTCAAGGACCGACAGCGTGTGCCGAAGATAGGCCATCCACGTAACCAGGTCGCTCGTCTCCAGTTCGTGCGCCGCCTCGAACTGATCCATCGCGTCGTCGTAGTACGCCGACAGCAGGGTCTCGTCGCTACGCGCCGCCTTGGCTAGCAGCACGACGCCGAGCGTGGTGAGACTGTACGAGTCCCTGACCAGGGTGACCGCGCGACGGGCGTACGACTCCGCCCGAGACAGCAATTCCGGCCGCAGCTCGCCCTCGTGCCGACTCATGATCGCCCGCTGCTCCCAGAAACGGTTCACGAGGGACTGTAAGACGAACGGTGTAACTCCTGATCAAGGAGGAGCACCTGATGTCTGATGGATCGATGGCCGCCGTGGATACTGCCGCGGTGGTGAAGAACGGGCCGGGACAACCGGCGGAGGGTCTCGACGGGGAACTCGTCGCCCAGATCGTGGAGCAGGCCCGTGCGGCGGGTCTGCAGCTGACCGGCGACGGTGGTCTGCTGCAGCAGCTCACGAAGCGAGTCCTGGAATCAGCGCTCGAGGGCGAAATCACCGATCACCTGGGCTATGACAAGGGCGACCCGGCGGGCAAGAACGGCGGGAACTCCCGCAACGGTGTGCGGGCCAAGACGGTGCTCACCGATGTCGGACCGGTCGAGATTGACGTGCCGCGCGACCGGGAGGGGTCGTTCGCTCCGCAGATCGTCCGCAAGCGGCAGCGTCGGTTGTCCGGCGTGGACGACATGGTCATCTCGCTGTCCGCCAAGGGCCTGACCACCGGGGAGATCCAGGCCCACCTCGCCGAGGTCTACGGCGCCGACGTGTCACGGCAGACGATCTCGACGATCACCGACAAGGTCGTCGAGGGCATGACCGAGTGGCAGAACCGGCCCTTGGACCCGGTCTACCCGGTGATCTTCCTCGACGCGGTGCACGTGAAGATCCGCGACGGGAAGGTCGCCAACCGGCCCATCTACCTGGCCCTGGCCGTCACCGTCGAGGGCACCCGGGACATCCTCGGGCTGTGGGCCGGTGACGGCGGTGAGGGCGCCAAGTTCTGGCTGCAGGTCCTCACCAAGCTGAAGAACCGCGGCGTCGCGGACGCGTGCATGGTCGTCTGTGACGGGCTCAAAGGGCTGCCCGACGCGATCGGCGAGGTGTGGCCCGAAGCGGTGGTGCAGACCTGCGTGATCCATCTGCTGAGGGCGTCGTTCCGGTATGCCGGCCGGCAGCACTGGGACGCCATCGCGAAAGCTCTGCGGCCGGTCTACACCGCGCCGACCGAGCCGGCTGCCCGAGCCCGGTTCGCCGAGTTCACCGAGGCCTGGGGCGGGAAATATCCGGCGATCGTGCGGCTGTGGGAGCAGGCGTGGGCCGAGTTCGTGCCGTTCCTGGCCTTCGACGCCGAGATCCGCACCGTCGTCTGTTCCACCAACGCCATCGAGAGCGTCAACGCCCGCATTCGCCGCGCCGTCCGCGCCCGCGGCCACTTCCCCAACGAGGCCGCCGCGCTGAAATGCGTCTACCTCGCCGTGATGAGCCTCGACCCCACCGGGCAGGGCCGCCGGCGGTGGACGATCCGCTGGAAACCAGCCCTCAACGCCTTCGACATCGCCTTCGAAGGACGCCTGTCCGCAGGCCGCAAGTAGACGTCAACAACCCGAGTTACACCGTTCGTTTGGCTCTGTCTCACATTCGGTGGTGACGGAGGGTGCCGGTTAGCCGAGCAGGATTCGGTGTCGTAGAAGGTCGAACCCGGCGCGTCCGTACATTTGCCGCTTGATCAATTTGGTTTTGGTGTTGACGCCTTCGGTGCCGCCGTTGTGGAAGGGGGTTGTCAGGGCGGCGTTGACGGCGTCGCGGTCCAGGCCGAGGCCGCGGGTGAAGGTGTGTAGGTGGGGCAGGTCCGTTGTTGTGACCTCGGTGATCCATGTGTCGAGACGGTGGTCGTTGCCGGCTGCGGGTGTGAGGAGGCTGGCGAACGAGCCGATGAAGCCGGTCAGCGTGGTCATCTCCGGGCAGGCGGCGGTGAGGGCGTCGACGAGCGACCGTTGGTGGTCTGTGAGCTGATCGGGTGGGGTCAGGAGGTAGCGGGTGAGGCGTCGGGGTGACAGGGCTGGGCGGTCGGCTTCGACGCGGCCTTGGGTGATGTAGCGGTAGAGCAGGTTGAGGCTGCCGGTGTAGCCCAGTTCCCTGATCTCGGCGAGGAGTTGGGTGGCGCCGACGGCGGGGTCCTGTTGGCGGCGTTGGCGTAGGTGGGCGCGGTAGGGGTCGACGAGGGTGGGCCGGTACTGGGGTGCGCGGACCAGACGTTCGGGTTGGCTGATGCGGGCGTAGCGTTTGATGGTGTTGAGGCCGAGGTTGAGGCGGCGGGCGCATTCGAGTAGGCCGACGCCCTTGTCGAGCAGATCGTGGACCTGCTGCCACCGCTGCCGGGTGGTCACGGCCCGGATGCCGTCCTGGGGCGGTAGGCCGGTGGTGGCCCAGCACGTGCTGTGTGCGGTGACTTCTTTGCGGACGGCTTCGGCGAGGTTGTGCCACAGGTGCCAGCGATCGGCGACCTGCACCGCCTGGGGTAGGGCGCGGCGGACCGCTTCGGCGTAGGCGCCGGAGGAGTCCCGGCACACTATCTCGACACCGGGATGCTCACACAGCCACGTCTCCAACGTGTGGGCCTTGCGGTCGGGCAGCACATCGATGCGCTCACGGGTGACCGCGTCGATCAGGACGGTGGCGTAACGGCGACGACGACACAACGCGAAGTCGTCGACCCCGAGCACGCGGGGCACCCGCCGCTGCGGCAACGGAATACGCAGCAGCGCCCGCAGGGCAGTGTGCCGGGACATGACGACCATCGCCAGGACCGACATCAGGCGAGCACCGGCCCGGCCGGCCAGCTGACGCACGACCGCAGCCACCTGCGAAATCAACCGGGACGTGCGACGCTGGTAACGCTCCAGAACTCCCGGAAGCTGCTCCCGGAACGTGCGACGGCAGCCCTGCGTCGGGCACACCAGACGGCGCACTCGTACCCGCAGCACCACCGGCCGGGCATCGACCGGCACATCCGCCAGAGTCCGCTGGTGATACCCGTGCACCCGGCCCGTCACCACCTTGCAGCCCGGACACGCCACCGTCGCTTCAGGAGTCCGAGCCCGCACCAGAATCCGCTCGCCCTCGTCCGTGACGTCATCGATCACCAGCGGGGACAACCCCGAGAACACCATCTTCGTCAGATCATCGATCTTGCACACATGACCTCAACGACATCGATTACCTTCGGTCACCACCGAATGTGAGACAGAGCCGTTCGTTTGACAGACCCCTTCACCCGAAGCTGCTGGACAGCTTGTCGTACCAAGGTTCCAGGTCGGAGCTAGAGACGACGCTGCGGAGGTTTGTACTTCACGAACGAGCCGACTAGCAGGCTGTGGGCGTTGCGTTCGCGCTGGCTCTTCCGGCCGAGGCCCCTGGCAATCCGCACCATGCCCTGACTTGGCTCACGATCATGGATCCCGAGCGGGCTCGTTGCGCTGACCTGCGGGTTCTTGGCTCCTCGTGAGCGGATCTACGCACTAATTCTGGGGTCGTAGGGTGGGCTGATGTCTCCGTATGTGCGCACGGTGAGGACCGTGTCTGGCGCGAGGGCGGTGCAGATCGTGTACTCCTCGCGGCGAGGGTCGCGCGACATCAAGCACATCGGGTCGACGCACGACGATGCTCGAGCTGGAGGTGTTGAGGGCGGTCGCTCGGCAGCGTTTGTCCGCGGGCCAGGGCGAGTTGGACCTAGGCCTGGAGCGCTCTGAGCCCGCCCAGCGGAGTGCGGGTGGTCCATTGCCGATCACGTCATCGCGAATGGGTCACCTGTGGGACGCTCTCACGCACGCCTACCAGGTGCTCGGGTTCGAGCACGCCGCGGGCTCAGACGACGTGTTCCGGCAGCTCGTGTTGGCCCGGATCATCGATACGTGCCTAGTAGTGCTTTGTCATGATCGTGGCTGGTGTGGACGTTTTCGTCTGGTGGGGAAGCGGGTTTTGCAGGTGGGGCACGCGCCGTTCAGCCTGGTCAGGAGGGCTTGTAGTTCGCGGAGTAGGGCGTAGAGGGTCAGGCCGGCGCGGGGGCTTTTGGGTCGAGGCGTTGCAGGGTGCAGAAGGCGTGGGCGGCGGAGACGAGGGTGACGTGGTGGTGCCAGCCTTGCCAGGTGCGGCCTTCGTAGTGGTCGAGGCCGAGTCCGGTTTTCAGTTCGCGGTAGTCGTGTTCGATGCGCCAGCGGAGTTTCGCCCATCGGATGAGGGTGCGTTTCGGTGTGGTGGCGGG
This is a stretch of genomic DNA from Micromonospora sp. WMMD1082. It encodes these proteins:
- a CDS encoding IS256 family transposase — translated: MSDGSMAAVDTAAVVKNGPGQPAEGLDGELVAQIVEQARAAGLQLTGDGGLLQQLTKRVLESALEGEITDHLGYDKGDPAGKNGGNSRNGVRAKTVLTDVGPVEIDVPRDREGSFAPQIVRKRQRRLSGVDDMVISLSAKGLTTGEIQAHLAEVYGADVSRQTISTITDKVVEGMTEWQNRPLDPVYPVIFLDAVHVKIRDGKVANRPIYLALAVTVEGTRDILGLWAGDGGEGAKFWLQVLTKLKNRGVADACMVVCDGLKGLPDAIGEVWPEAVVQTCVIHLLRASFRYAGRQHWDAIAKALRPVYTAPTEPAARARFAEFTEAWGGKYPAIVRLWEQAWAEFVPFLAFDAEIRTVVCSTNAIESVNARIRRAVRARGHFPNEAAALKCVYLAVMSLDPTGQGRRRWTIRWKPALNAFDIAFEGRLSAGRK
- a CDS encoding ISL3 family transposase; this encodes MVFSGLSPLVIDDVTDEGERILVRARTPEATVACPGCKVVTGRVHGYHQRTLADVPVDARPVVLRVRVRRLVCPTQGCRRTFREQLPGVLERYQRRTSRLISQVAAVVRQLAGRAGARLMSVLAMVVMSRHTALRALLRIPLPQRRVPRVLGVDDFALCRRRRYATVLIDAVTRERIDVLPDRKAHTLETWLCEHPGVEIVCRDSSGAYAEAVRRALPQAVQVADRWHLWHNLAEAVRKEVTAHSTCWATTGLPPQDGIRAVTTRQRWQQVHDLLDKGVGLLECARRLNLGLNTIKRYARISQPERLVRAPQYRPTLVDPYRAHLRQRRQQDPAVGATQLLAEIRELGYTGSLNLLYRYITQGRVEADRPALSPRRLTRYLLTPPDQLTDHQRSLVDALTAACPEMTTLTGFIGSFASLLTPAAGNDHRLDTWITEVTTTDLPHLHTFTRGLGLDRDAVNAALTTPFHNGGTEGVNTKTKLIKRQMYGRAGFDLLRHRILLG